In Bacteroidota bacterium, the genomic stretch TTTAAAAAATACGTTTTTCGATTTTAATAAAAAAGAAATGGAGTATGAGGATATTAAAGATAATATACTAGACCATGAAGACATGATTGATATTGAAGTAGATGAAGCTCATAATATAATTTATGGAGCAATTGATTATGCAGAAGATTTGGGTTTTTATCCCCATAAAGATTTTAAAACTACCGAATACTTACTAAATTCTGATTACATTGATAAACGCATTGATGAAATTGAATTTGGTAAAGATGGAAAACCACTATTTATTCAAGGAATTGATGATAATGTACATAAAATATTAAATACATTAAATAAAAACGTAGGCAAAGGAAACTATGACTTTTTTGCTATGGATTAGAGCAAAAAATATACTCATAAAAGAATACCCTCTATCTGAAAAACATATCAAAAAACAAAATGACAAAGAATATATTTTTAAAGGACGGATTTGTAGCTAATGGTATAAAACACTTTGTACTCGGACTTTGTGAAAATGTTGAAATAATTAAACCAACAACTTTGGTAAAACATGTAAAAGCTAAAATTAAATATTTTTAAAAATAATATTACCAAATGATGGAAGTTGACATTTTTATCAATTAATTTTGAGCTTAAATTTTTAAATAGAATATGAGAATAAAAATAACTTTTCAACTATCAGGCAAAAAACAAGTTTTACCATTAAACTATCAATACCCTATAAGTGCATGGATTTACAAAGTTTTTGCACAAGCAGATAAAGAATTTGCATCAAAACTACATGAAGCAGGATACAAATTAGAAAACGGAAAAACATTTAAGTTGTTTACATTCTCACAATTAAAATTCCCGAAACATACATGGAAAATAATTCCTAAAAGCGACCGCATAGAAATTTGGTCACGAAAAGTTTTTTTAACAATAGCCTTTCAATTGCCCGAACAAATGGAAAATTTTGTAATGGGATTGTTTCAAAATCAAAAGGCAAGTATTGGAGATAAAATTTCACAAATTGATATGAAGGTGGAAACCATTGAAGTATTGAAAAACGAAATACCAAACACAGCAACTGTAAAAATCAAACCACTCTCCCCTATCACATTAGGATTATTTGAAGAAAATAAAAAATACGAAACATACATCCTGCCTACACATCCGAAATACAAAGAGCTTTTTCTAAAAAACCTGATAGACAAATACGAAGCAAGCGGAAAAAACAGACTCTATTTGGACGATTTGGATTTTAATGTAGTAAAACTTTATACAAAAACCTCAATGCAAAAAATAAAAGCAAATACAAAAGCAGAAACTAAGGTACGTGCTTATTGGTTCGACTTTGAACTAACAGCTCCAAAAGAATTAATTGAGCTTGGGTTGAATGCAGGATTTGGGAGTATGAATTCGATGGGATTTGGAATGTGTGAGTTGGTTAGACAGGATTAACAATTTTTTTGAGACAGGATTAACAGGATTAACAGGCTTTTTTTAGACAGGATTAACAGGCTTTTTTTAGACAGGATTTACAGGATTTACAGGATTTGATAAAATAAATTTAGCAGAAGAATAAAAAGAACACAAAAAAATAATTTTATATATTAACAAAAAAACATTGAAACTATGGCAAAAAAAATTAACAAAGCAAGTACAAAAAAAGATTTATTGGAAGCTTATAACGAATTACAAGATAAGCTTAACGAAGAATCAAAAGAAGATGTTCAAAAAACTAAAGAACAATCGCAAAAAGCAGAAACTATAAAAACAGCATCGTCTTTATCTCCTGAGAAAATTATTAAAGGCACAGCAAATTTAAAATCAACACTAAACGGCACTTTAGATAATCTTGAGGAAACTCTTACAGAGGAATACAAAAAACTAAGCAATTTGCAAACAGCAATTGACTTTGAAAAAAATAATCTCGAAGAACTTTACGAAATTAAAATTAGTGCCAATTCATTAATAGCATTAGCACAAACTCATCAAGAGAAAATTGAAACTTTTGAAAAAGAATCTCTTGAAACTGAAAATAATTTTAACGCTGAAATAAAAAATAAAAGAGAACAATGGGAAAAAGAAATTAAAAAAACAGAAAACGAAATAAAAGAAAAGAAAGCAGAAAACGAAAAACAAAGAAAAAGAGAAGATGAAGAATACAAATATGAATTAGCCCTGAAAAGGAAAAAAGAAGAAAATACTTATCAAGAAAAGAAAGCTGTGGCAGAAAAACAAATGATTGAAAAACAAACAGAATTTGATAAAGCTATTGCAGAACGTGAATCTAATGTTGCTAAATCGGAAAACGAGCTTGAAGATTTAAGAAAGCAAGTTGACAATTTTCCGTCAGAACTCGAAAAATCTGTGAAAGATACCGAAAAAGCACTTTCTGAAAAACTAAAATCACAGTATGATTTTGAAAAACAACTTGCACAAAAACACGTTGAAGGCGAACTTAATTTAAAAAACCAAACAATAAGCTCACTTCAAGCAAGAATAAAAGAATTAGAAAACAATGTTAAAGAACTAAACACCAAAACTGTAAACGCTGAAACAAGTGTTAAAGATATTGCTATTAAAGCAATTGAAGGTGCTTCGAAACTTAGCATAATTGAAGGTGCAAAAAGAAAAGAGGATAAAGAATAAATTGTATTATGAGTAAAAAAAATATTTTAGAACAATTATCTCCAAGCGATGCATTTGCTGTTTTAAAGCAACTTGCTAAAGAGGATAAAAGCATTCGTGTAAAAATTGAACAACTTGCAAAAGAATATTTGAGCGAAATTGATTTAGATAGTATTGCTGAAGAAGTTTATTCTGAATTGGATAGTCTTTATGTTGAAGACCTTTGGGATAGTTCTGGAAGTACGAGTAATGGTTATATTGAACCACATGAAAGAGCTTTTGAAATGGTAGAAGAAACCATTGAGCCATTTATTGATGAAATGAAAAAATACCGGATATTATCAATGTTTCAAGAAGAAAAAATCTGTTGTATGGGAATACTTAAAGGTCTTTACCGCTTTGAAAAAGAAGCAACATCAGAGTTTAGCGACTGGGCAACAGATGCTCCGGGCGAAAGTTTTTCTTATGCTTTAAGTGAATGGAAAGAAAACAAACAGAATGCCGAAGATTTAAAAGAGATGGAAGAATTTGTTAAGGAAAATTTTGAGAAGTGGGCGTGATATAGACAGGATTAACATGATTTACATTTATAGGTTTTCTTAGACAGGATTAACAGGCTTCTTTGAGACAAGATTAACAGGATTTACAGGATTTGATAAGAATATTTTTAGCAATGGATGATGAAATTAAAACGATTTACTAAATATTAAAAATAGAAAAAATGAAGATTGGAGAATTAAGAACAACAGTAAAAAAACACTCTAAAAAAGAACTGGAATATATTATTGCAGAGCTTTATAAATTGGTGCCAAAAAACAAGAAAGAAATTTACCAGATAGACGACCTAATTGAAAAGCCTGTTAAAACAACTAAGGTGGTTAAGCAAAAGAAAATAAGACAAATTGAAGATATTGCAGAAGATGTGGATATCTTTCATGATAATGCGATAGAACAGAATTATTTGATACCAAATACCATTATTTCCAAAAAGGAACGTCCAAAATGGCGTTTTGTGGTAAAACGCTTGTATAAAGAGATAATTGAAGCTGAAAAAAATGGAAATTCTCCATTACGTTGTGGGCAGGAGTTACAGATTTTATACGAAACGCTTACTTATGCTTGTGGTTATCAGATTTTTTCAACTTACGATTCTTTTGAATCTGTGGGGATAGAGCAAGCTGATTTTTTTGAACAAACAATTAGAATCTATCGACATAGTATGTCTATTGAAGATTTTATTACAAAAGGTATTAATTTAGTTATTGACAATGAACTAAACAGATACACAGTATATAGTGAACTTATGGAGATATTTATTAGCTATTGTCAAACACCTGATATGAAAGAGTTGGCTGTTAAAGAGCTAAAAAGACTGTGGGAAAAGAAAAATAAAGAAGTTGTAAGAGGTAGTTCGTGGAGTACTAATTTATACGACAAAGAAAGAAAACTAAATAACTATACCGAATTTGCTTTTAGATATTATGCCCATTTATTTGATTTTGAGAATGCAATTAAAATTTACAAAACAAAATACATTGAAAAAGACAAGGAAGTAAAACTTTATATTTTAATCAGATTGTTGTTTAAATTTAAGGAAAAGGATTTAATCCATAATGAATTAAAAGTAGCAAGAGATATAAAGCAACGAGATTCTTTGCAAAAAATGTTAAGTTTTATAGAAAAGAATGATAGCTTGCCAAAGTATATTGGTTAGGAATTATAAAATATTGATATGGGATTAAACAAGAATTACCGGATTGGCATAAACAATAATTGCATAAAAATAAATAAATGAAAACATGTGGATAAAAAGCAATCCTAAACCGAAAAAACTTGATAATTTTCAAAAGGCAAAGATATCAAGTGAAGTAGAAAGATTTATAAAGAAATCTAATAAATTGTCGAAAAGTGTAAACCGAATAGAAGTAAAAGCAGGAAGAGTTTATCTCTATCATCTTGTAGAACAATTTGGGTGGGACGACCCTGAGTCAAAATTCATTAAACCCCTGATTGACGGGAAATATGCAGAATTTCCTTATGCTCGTATTACGATTTACGACAGTGAATGTTCACTCGACTGGCAACGGCATAACGAAAAGTGGGCTATAATTTTCACAGGTTCACTACAGGAGTGCCTACAATTTATGGACGAAAATGGTGGATGGTTTGAATAGGAATAAAGTTAATCTTAAATATTGTAATTATGGATTTTAAAGAAATATTCAACAAAGTATCAGAAAAAGAAAAAACTGACTACTTGTTTCAACTTTTAAACAAGGATGATAAATTGAAAAAGAATTTTATTAATAGCATTTCCATTAACTCTGACACAACTAGCAGTAAGACAATCGAAAATCATGAATTTGCTGAGTTAGTAAAAGATTCTTTTGATGAATACATTTCGGATATGGAAAGTTTAAACATGGAAGATACCGATTGGGAAAATTATGTTGCTCCGCATAGTGGATACATTCCTGAATGGGAAGCTGTTCAATATATGGCCGAACAGGAAGCAGATGAATTGTTTGATGGATTAAAAGAATATTTTATTTCTTTACTCTTTAAAAACA encodes the following:
- the cas6 gene encoding CRISPR-associated endoribonuclease Cas6, yielding MRIKITFQLSGKKQVLPLNYQYPISAWIYKVFAQADKEFASKLHEAGYKLENGKTFKLFTFSQLKFPKHTWKIIPKSDRIEIWSRKVFLTIAFQLPEQMENFVMGLFQNQKASIGDKISQIDMKVETIEVLKNEIPNTATVKIKPLSPITLGLFEENKKYETYILPTHPKYKELFLKNLIDKYEASGKNRLYLDDLDFNVVKLYTKTSMQKIKANTKAETKVRAYWFDFELTAPKELIELGLNAGFGSMNSMGFGMCELVRQD